A window of Caldisalinibacter kiritimatiensis contains these coding sequences:
- a CDS encoding flotillin family protein translates to MSYSLVLVIIIIAIIFVTLVALFSRYKKCPADKILVVYGKIGKGTDGLNRSAKCIHGGAAFIWPLIQSYEFLDLTPMSIEVNLKNALSKQNIRVDVPSRFTVGISTETGVMSNAAERLLGLSLNEIQELAKDIIFGQLRLVIATMDIEEINADRDKFLANVTKNVEAELKKIGLKLINVNVTDIKDESEYIKALGKEAAAKAINDAKRTVAEKNRDGAIGEANAKRDERIQVSNANATAVEGENKAKIAIANSEAERREKQAEANRRAVAAEKVQSAKALEEAYAAEQAAEKSRAEKERATKKADVVIPAEIEKERVEIYAEAEAEETRRKAKGEADAILLKMQAEAQGIMEKLSKQAEGFEKLVNAAGGNAKDAVTLMIADKLPELVKLQVEAIKDIKIDKVTVWDSMGGNSDGVPTTAKFLSGMLKSIPPFDDVFKMAGMELPNYLTGNKMKEIDKIKEKDEK, encoded by the coding sequence ATGAGTTATTCTTTAGTTTTGGTTATCATAATAATAGCTATTATATTTGTGACATTGGTTGCACTTTTTTCAAGATATAAAAAATGTCCGGCAGATAAGATTTTGGTTGTATATGGTAAGATAGGAAAAGGCACTGATGGGTTAAATCGTTCAGCTAAATGTATACATGGTGGAGCTGCGTTTATATGGCCATTAATACAAAGTTATGAATTTCTAGATTTAACACCTATGTCAATAGAAGTAAACTTAAAAAATGCACTAAGTAAACAAAATATAAGAGTTGATGTACCATCGAGATTTACAGTAGGTATTTCAACAGAGACTGGTGTTATGAGTAATGCTGCTGAAAGATTGTTAGGTCTTAGTTTAAATGAGATTCAAGAGCTTGCTAAAGACATTATATTTGGGCAGTTAAGATTAGTCATAGCAACTATGGATATAGAAGAAATTAATGCAGACAGGGATAAATTTTTAGCAAATGTAACTAAGAATGTAGAAGCTGAACTTAAGAAAATAGGTTTAAAACTTATAAACGTAAATGTAACTGATATAAAGGATGAATCAGAATACATCAAAGCTTTAGGTAAAGAAGCTGCTGCTAAGGCTATTAATGATGCAAAAAGAACTGTAGCTGAAAAGAATCGTGATGGTGCAATAGGTGAAGCTAATGCTAAGCGAGATGAAAGGATTCAAGTATCCAATGCTAATGCTACTGCAGTTGAGGGTGAAAATAAGGCTAAAATTGCTATCGCTAATTCAGAAGCCGAAAGAAGAGAAAAACAAGCAGAAGCAAATAGAAGAGCAGTTGCAGCAGAAAAAGTACAATCAGCTAAAGCACTTGAAGAGGCCTATGCAGCAGAGCAAGCAGCAGAAAAATCTAGAGCTGAAAAAGAAAGAGCAACTAAAAAAGCAGATGTTGTTATTCCAGCAGAAATAGAAAAGGAAAGGGTTGAGATATATGCAGAGGCTGAAGCAGAAGAAACTCGTCGTAAAGCTAAAGGTGAAGCTGATGCCATACTATTAAAAATGCAGGCAGAAGCTCAAGGTATTATGGAGAAATTAAGTAAGCAAGCTGAAGGTTTTGAAAAGTTAGTTAATGCAGCAGGTGGAAATGCTAAAGATGCTGTTACACTTATGATAGCGGATAAGCTACCTGAATTAGTGAAACTCCAAGTTGAAGCTATCAAGGATATTAAGATAGATAAAGTTACTGTATGGGATTCAATGGGAGGAAATAGTGATGGTGTACCAACTACAGCAAAATTTTTATCTGGAATGCTAAAGTCTATTCCACCTTTTGATGATGTATTTAAGATGGCAGGAATGGAGCTACCAAACTATTTAACAGGTAATAAGATGAAAGAAATAGATAAAATAAAGGAAAAAGATGAAAAATAA